Part of the Equus przewalskii isolate Varuska unplaced genomic scaffold, EquPr2 ChrUn-1, whole genome shotgun sequence genome is shown below.
gataaggaaactgaagtgcaCATGGTCAGGTAACCTGCCCGAGATCACACAGCTCGCACGGGGCCAAGCCTGCGGCTGCCGACCCACTTTGGCGTTCTTTCCTCCACTGCGGACTTGGGGATAAGGGAGGGAGCTTCCATCACTGGGCTCTCAGCTCTCCACGGCCACGATGACAGAAAAGGTAACTGTTGCCGAGTTTCCTAAGCAGTCAGCTGGGGTGGCAGGAGCTTCTGTAGGCGGCCACCTCACTGCAAGCGTGCTGCGGTTTTGTAATCGAGGAAAATTGTCGGAGGTGATAGTCTTCCATGGGTCTTCTGCATGAAGGGGACAGGGGACATGTGGATTTCCTCGTGTACTCTGTGTGATGATCCCCAAATCTCTCCTAAGTGTGACAAGTATGGAGAAGCGGAAAGAAGACACTGACATTGTACACGGGAGCTGGGACAGTGACTTCAGGTCTTACACCAAATCTTAATCCTACCTTCCttttgctgtgtgaccccaggccagacttttccctctctggccctcagaACATCTGTCCAGCAGCCAAACCAAGGCTATCTCCTGTGTCAGTTCACTGCACAGTGAGACTCCACTCCCTCGGCAACCTCCTAGGCTTAGGGAAGGGTTGTCACTGCTCAGAGGAACATCCCACACCCTCCCAGGTTTGGGAATCTGACACCCGACTGTGACGGGCATCAGAAGCAAGGTCATCATTAAGGGGAGGAACAGAATGGCCATCCAGCTCTGGCCTGCACAGAGGCTGCTTTTCATGCTTTTTTCCCTGTTAATTTAGCTTGTTTTTCAAACAATCCCCCCctccccagaagcagcagcagcagcaacagaagGAAACGTTATTAAAGTGAGTCCACTAGTGGGCACGGTGTGCACATGGAGTCTAGAGAGGTCTGGCTGCCAAATAAAGACTTCATTGTTGTCATGCCTCCTTTCCCAACTCCcccccccctcccttccctccctccctacaATCTGCCCGTCCCTCCCTCTAACCTAACCTCCCCACCCCAGAAAAGTCAGGCAAACACAATCACGCAAGCACCACTGGGAGCTCAGAACTTCTGGCTGGCTCTCTGCTGCCACAGCTCCACGAAGGCGTGGAAGGAAAAGCAGGGAGCCTTGCCGTCTAACCCGAGCTGAGAGGAGAGGCAGGTGTGTGCAGGTAAGCCCCGTCGGGAGATGGGCGGGAAGACTCTTTGCTCCAGCAAGTTTCCTGCTCCGTTCACCCTAGGTTTCCGATCTGGTCTctatcttctccttccttccttccacctttttCTGCTTCCCAAGGAGCTCAAACCAGCCTTCCGCGCTCCTTCCAcaaccccttccttccctctcttcgtCACCCTGTCCCCACGCATCTGCTTGCTGCGGAGTGAAACCTTCTCGGTGCAGAAGTCTGCTGTAGCACAGACATTACACTACCACGGTGTCTCTCCAGATCAGCTGTTCCCATAGAGACTGGACTCCACAACCCATTTCTCTGCACCTTTCACACACTGTCACACACtgtcacaggcacacacacacgtcCCACAGAGGCTGCACtttcactacacacacacacaaatacacaataTGAAGGCATCCGGTCTATTCGCCTCCACTCTCTGACTGCATCTGACATGCAGAGCTACAGCACACAGTGACCGGATaccagcagacacacacacacatacacacacactgcgTCTTCTCTCACGCCTCCGCAGCTGTGAGAGCAAAGAGAAAGTGCGTCTTCCCCCTGCGATGGCAGAGCCAAAAGAAAGCCATGTGTCCCGGGTCCAGGCCAAGTAGGGAGGAGACGGACGAAGGCAGGGACTGGAGGATTTCTTAATTCTTTAGAACTTAATTGGGTAGGAGGGAGGAAAAAGTGGCTTTCCAATCCGCATAGTATCTTCTCAGTAGCTTGAATTTCTCATTGATCCAAACCACTTGgcctttgaaaagaaagaagaaagcaacccAGCTTCCAAGGAGATCCTAATTCACAGCTATGGGGgccattcacttattttttctgcaggcagtcagaaaatatttctctctaagGCCATTTTGAAATTATCCCAGGTTGGCAAGGAGTCCCCTTAATCAGTCAGGGAGGGGAAAATTACAGCGGGTCACTGACTGGAGCTTGTACCCAGAATGAGGACCCTGCCCTCGGGTCAAGCTGAAGGGAAAGGCACCCCACTGCTTTGAGAGAATGTCAACAATACCTTAACATCCACTGAGCACTCACTTTATacacatttactcatttaatcctcaaaacaatctgataaggggccagcccagtgatgaaGCAGTTAAGTTGAcatattctgcttcggcagcctggggttcgctggttcagatcccggatgtggacctacacactgtttggcaagccatgctgtggtaggcgtcccacatagaaagtagaggaagatgggcatagatgttagctcagggccagtcttcctcagcaaaaagaggaggattggtggcagatgttagctcagggctaatcttcctcaaaaaaaaaaaaaaggaaaagaaaaacaatctgatAAGAAGGTGTTagcatgcccattttacagatgaggaaaccaaagctcagtgGAGgtaagagatttgcaaaaaaaagCACCCAGCTAAGCAGCAGAGGATTTGCAGGTGGGGACCCAGGTCTACAAGCACCCAAAGCATCAGACAGACTCTTCTGGGCTTCCTTCAGGAGGTGGagatgctgggggaggaggcagaaggaaggcGACGGCGAGGCAGCAGGCTGTCCGAGGAGCAGAGCCATCTCATCCTCGTTTCTTCCCCAGTCCCTCGGGATGGAAAACTTGCTCTCCTGGACTAGCGGCCTGAGGCCAAAAAACTTCATTCTGTTTACGCTTCGCCTTGTGGTAGATGCTGGAGAGACAGATGGCCCTCCGTGATggtgttctatttatttttagcactCTTTGATTTGCATCGCATTCTAAAGCCGCTTAGCACACTTTCTTCTGCCAACAGCAGGGCGAGGATGTCGGGCTAGAGAAGCTTttgttagccccattttacaggtaaggaaacaaGGCTGAGAAAAGGGTCATGTCACTAGGTCGTAGTGGCTGGGCTCAGAGCTCTGGCCCCCGTCTGGTAGGCGCCATGATGTTCTCCCCCAGCGCCCCAGCCAGGCTCACCCTCACACTGACTTCACCCCCAGGACCGGGGCTGAATGCACCACGCCCCTATCTCAGCTCTTCCGTTGCCTCAGGACCAGACAAGCCCTACTTGGGGGCTTTGAAAGAGTCTCGGGCAGCCTGGGTGGGCTGGCCTGCTCCTCTGCTAACAACTGAGTAGAGACCACCTGACTCTCCTGGCTTCCACTCCCTCTGGGcttcaggaggagagaaagggagtaGGATGTCTTTCAGAAGTCtacgtttattttatttttttggtgaggaagattggccctgagctactatctgtgccaatctgcctctattttgtatgtgggatgctaccacagcatggcttgatgagcactgtgtaggtccacacccaggatccaaacccacgaaccccaggccatgaaAACGGAGcacatgaacataaccactacaccaccagccagcccctccaAGTCTGAGTTTAGAACAGAAAggagggaacaaagaaagaaggtCATCCCAATGTCCCCATTCTCCACAGCAGGGTCACAGGCTGGGTTGCGCCATGAAGGCTTAGAGGTGACAACTAGACAGGAAATCcaataagaaagaagaatgtcAGTAGGGAGTGTGGAGTAACCCTTCAACTCAGGGAGACACACCCAAACtcactcccagccccaccccaatCGCAGACTCTGCATACAAAGCCAGTTACCCCTAAACTCGCCCTAATGGCTTGACAAACCCATGTGGACCTCaacccagccctgccctgagccTAAACGATGCATCAGTCCTGGGTGTTCAgatcttaaataaatgaattcttgAGCTAGATGGGGACAAGGGCTATCTCACCTTAAAAAGCACAATCTCTCTGGAAAATCTGCTCTTGTATAAGCAAGTAAATGAATAAACGAAACCCCTGTCATTTGTGGAGACTTTATGCTTATAACATGACTTCACGTGTGTGAtctcacctggtcctcacacagacaaggagcctgaggcctggagaggggtcagagccaggattcaagcttAGATCTCTAACACTTGGAACTGAAATCTGAACTTCAAACTCTCTCAGGAAATGTTATTAAAcggagagagagaatttgggtTGAGCAAAGCAGTTGTGTTTTCCTCCACGAGCAGCAGCTTTTCGAGAGGCAGTGCTGGTGAGCAGGGCTGCAGGAGGTTGGTGGTGGGTGGTGGTCATTGACTGAGCAGTGAGCACAGCCCAGCAGACAGCTGGGAGTTGGGGAGATGCTTGCAAAGGCATAAGAAATTCAAAAATCACACACACTTATGATCCACCCCAAGGGAGCTTATGACTGGATAGAAGGTTCTGGAAGGTAAGAGCATAACAAAATGTGACTTTGATCTTTGATGGGGGGTACTATGACTCCCCCTGGAGTCACACAGACTCTGGTTTCAGACACTTAGGACATCAGGGCACACTGCCAGAGTAATGGCTGCCCAGGCAGGACTTCCCCTCCACACAGTCAAGCTCCAGCAGGAAGGGGCGTTGCCCGATGAGAAAGACTTAGAAATGAACGCCGTTTCCTCAAGAAAGAAGCATGGGCACAAGCAAGCACACACAAAGAATGGTTCAGCTGCAGGGCTAGGAGCGGGGCATTGAGCAGATCCAATTTCTCCATGGAACAGGCCCAGGGAGCTTTTCCCCAGGAACCTCCTATTGGCTCTGAGAGGAGCTTGGCCAGCCCCCAGGGGTGTGGAATGTGAAAGGGTCAGAAGGActggtgggaagagaagagaCCTTCCCAAAGGGTCTGGTGCAGGAGATGGGCTGAGGAAGGCCTGTGTTCACGGGGGATGGAAGGAGCAGGAGGCTGGCCTGCAGGTGGAGCTGCGACTGACCTGCAAATCTGTCACTTCTGACGGCGGGGACCAGGGTTGCCCAGGCCTGGAGCCACCAAGAAATGCCCTGGAGCGAAGGCCAGCTGCCTGAGTCACTGTGCCTTATGGAGCCAGCTTTTGATGGAAGCTCTGGACAAGCTTTACTTGCTTAACTCGAGGCCCAGCACCTGGTAGGTGCTTTTGGCGACGAAAGCAATGAAGGGAAATAGGGAGCCCCAGCCAGTGCTGGGGTGCCTCCCTGGGGAAGGGCTTCTCACAGCAGGAGACATTCCTTGCTGATTTTCAGGCTTATGGGTgatcagaaagcaaagaaatgccaaaacaaaaaaattcagggTCACAAAAATTggggcttttaaaaatgtttgtttttagcaTACTAACGCTTTAAATGCCCCCTTAAAATGACTGTGCAACATGACTGTGCAATAGCACGTTAGAGGACTTGTATTAATTCCTAGTTCACCAGTGACAAGTGGTGTGGGCCCGCACAGGACTCCAGTTTGGTCTCACAATGAGCGTCATCTCTGTTCAGCCCTTCAGGTGCCTCCCCAAGACTGTTCTACCCTCAACCCGAGATAGAGCCCGGAGTCTAACCACAAGGTCCTGCGTGAcaggaggccagggtggggccCTGGAGAGGCTGCCTGGCGAGACCACCTCAGAGGGAGGTGGAGAACAGCAAAGGCTGCAGGACACTCTCCTCCGGCCTCCTCCTCGACTGCACTCCcgcctggccccctccctccctcatgtCCTATATAAGGGCACACGCGTGCACACAGGACCTGTGGACATGAGTTTGCTCACGTGTATGACACCAGGAGAGGAGTGGGGTATGTGCCAGAGTACGCAGGCTGGGTGTCAAGGGTGTGCGTGAAAGGCTTGGGGAGGCGCCCTCCGCCTCTCTGGGGCTCGGCTCTGCCCTCTGTCCTGTTTCTTGTCACACTCGGCTCCTCCCGAGCATCTGACCCAGGGCAAAGCAACTGATGGGGGGGCTTCGCTCGTCTTCCTTTGATCAAAGCCAGCAAGGAGTCAGCACTGGGTCACACAAGGGAGGGGGTCTAAGCTGAATCAGGCTCAAAGGAAAAAGAGCAGGAGGCCCAGAACAGAGGTGGTGATGGCAGGGTCCAGATGCAGCTGGGGACACACTCCAGCCCGGTCTACCTCAGAGAACCCCAACAAACCTGCATCCCCGATGTGTCCCAGACCCCAGGAGGGGGAGAGGTGGGCCACCATAAATGTGAAGCAGCAACGAGCAAGGCCGGCGGGAGCAAGGTGGGAACAGGCACACTGGCAGGAGACCAGAGGGGTGTCATAGCGAtgcaggccctggggaggggaaggcacaGGAAACCCCGTCCCTGGACCCTCTCCAGGCAGGCCGGGGAAGGAAGACTGTGAGAGCTGCCACTTGCTGTCTACAGCCCTGGTCTATTGCTGTTCCCCCAACTTAATTCAACTCAAGCCACATGGCCCTATCTGAGGGGGCATCAGGGCCAGTGGGAAGGGGACTCCCAAAACATCCTTCAGCAACCCGCTCTGCGGTGTCACCAAGGCTGGCAGGAAGCTCTCAACATCCCACCTCGACACCACCAACACCAGTGGCCGTGGGGAGCACAATACCAAGTCAGAAGAATGTGTGGTTTCCCCACAGCTTTCCACCCCTTcgctgtttatttttccttgagcCTCCACATCTGGGGAGAAATTCTTGGTGTGTCTCCTTTTGGCAAAGACCGGCATTCTCTGAGCTGAGcacaggggtgggggtgagcaGGGGTGCGTGCAGGGGTCTGcagctctctccttccctccacggATCTCCACAAGCCCTACTCTggaaggcaggaggcctgggttttTGTCTTGCGGCTGCAGCTAAATCACTTCCTGGCCTTGGCAGCCACTGCTTCCCTCCACGCCTCAATTTTTATAAACAGTAGAGTCTGGATCTGATTGGTGAATTTCAAACCATTTTTAGCAATGcaactttcttttcaaatgaatgCTTTGGCTAAACCTCAATATGtataacagattaaaaaaacacagagcTGCTCAGGTTGGCACAGGAGTGGGTTGGGGGTGCCCCAGGGTCATCCCTTCGGTCTCCGTCCCCCAAGGGGGCTCCAGAGAAGTGGGGGCACAGTTTGAAACCATTCGGTTATGGGATCTCTAAGGACTCTCCCAGACGTGCCCCCCAGGACTCTGTGGTTCATATGTCCTGACATCCCTCTTATAAGCAGTGGATGATTTTCTCATGCTACAAATGGGCAGACTGGGGGCCAGAGACGTGAATGCTCTTCTCTAGCAAGCCCTAGGACTCCTGGTCCACAGCCCAACATGCTTTCTGCCAGGATGGCTCGCCCTCTCCAGAGCAGGCTCCACTCACTGAGGTTAGGCCTCTGGGCAGGAGATCCAGACCCTCAAGCCCTTGTTACTTTCTCACCTGCTGGATGCAGGCAAACAAGGTGGTGCTTCCCCAGGCCCTCCCACACTCCCCAGAGCCCATCCGGACCCACTCTAGCTGCAGAGACAGGGCCTCGATCACTGAGGCCCAGCAGGCTAATCACCTCCTGGGTCTCCTCCTTGCAGGTGCGGCACCTGGACCATGAGGCCGTCCCTCTGCTGGCTCCtcccacttctcctcctcctggcctctgtgGCCCAAGGCCAGCCAACAAGACGAccaaggcccaggcccaggcccaggcccagaccCCGGCCCACACCCAGCTTTCCTCTGCCCCATGAGCCGTTGGAGCCTAcagacctgcctcctcccctcccaccggGCCCTCCATCAGTCTTTCCTGACTGTCCCCGGGAGTGCTATTGCCCTGCTGATTTCCCATCTGCCCTCTACTGTGATAGCCGCAACCTTCGAAAGGTCCCTGTCATCCCGTCTCGAATCCATTACCTCTATCTCCAGAACAACTTTATAACTGAGCTCCCAGTAGAGGCCTTCAAGAACGCCTCAGGCCTCAGGTGGGTCAATCTGGACAACAACCGAATTCGCAAGATAGACCAGAAGGTGCTGGAGAAACTACCCAGCCTGGTGTTCCTCTACATGGAGAAGAACCAGCTCGAAGAGGTGCCCTCGGCGCTGCCGCGGAACCTGGAACAGCTGAGGCTGAGCCAGAACAGGATCTCCAGGATCCCACCGGGCGTCTTCAGCAAGCTGGAGAACTTGCTGCTCTTGGATCTCCAACACAACAAGCTGAGTGATGGGGTCTTCAAGCCTGACACCTTCCAGGGCCTCAAGAACCTCATGCAGCTCAACCTGGCCCACAACATCCTGAGAAAGATGCCACCCAAGGTCCCCACAGCCATTCACCAGCTCTACCTGGACAGCAACAACATCGAGACCATCCCTAATG
Proteins encoded:
- the PRELP gene encoding prolargin gives rise to the protein MRPSLCWLLPLLLLLASVAQGQPTRRPRPRPRPRPRPRPTPSFPLPHEPLEPTDLPPPLPPGPPSVFPDCPRECYCPADFPSALYCDSRNLRKVPVIPSRIHYLYLQNNFITELPVEAFKNASGLRWVNLDNNRIRKIDQKVLEKLPSLVFLYMEKNQLEEVPSALPRNLEQLRLSQNRISRIPPGVFSKLENLLLLDLQHNKLSDGVFKPDTFQGLKNLMQLNLAHNILRKMPPKVPTAIHQLYLDSNNIETIPNGYFKGFPNLAFIRLNYNKLSDKGLPKNSFNISNLLVLHLSHNRISNVPAISNRLEHLYLNNNSIEKINGTQICPNNLVAFHDFSSDLENVPHLRYLRLDGNYLKPPIPLDLMMCFRLLQSVVI